The following coding sequences are from one Streptococcus mitis window:
- a CDS encoding polysaccharide biosynthesis protein, translated as MNKKLTDYVIDLVEILNKQQKQVFWGIFDILSMVVSIIVSYILFYGLINPAPVDYIIYTSLAFLFYQLMIGFWGLNASISRYSKITDFMKIFFGVTASSILSYSICYAFLPLFSIRFIVLFILLSTFLILLPRITWQLIYSKRKKGSGDGEHRRTFLIGAGDGGALFMDSYQHPTSELELVGILDKDSKKKGQKLGGIPVLGSYDDLPELAKRHQIERVIVAIPSLDPSEYERILQMCNKLGVKCYKMPKVETVVQGLHQAGGGFQKIDITDLLGRQEIRLDESRLGAELTGKTILVTGAGGSIGSEICRQVSRFNPERIVLLGHGENSIYLVYHELIRKFQGIDYVPVIADIQDYDRLLQVFEQYKPAIVYHAAAHKHVPMMERNPKEAFKNNIRGTYNVAKAVDEAKVPKMVMISTDKAVNPPNVMGATKRVAELIVTGFNQRSQSTYCAVRFGNVLGSRGSVIPVFERQIAEGGPVTVTDFRMTRYFMTIPEASRLVIHAGAYAKDGEVFILDMGKPVKIYDLAKKMVLLSGHTESEIPIVEVGIRPGEKLYEELLVSTELVDNQVMDKIFVGKVNVMPLEAIDQKIEEFRTLSGDELKQAIIAFANQTTHVE; from the coding sequence ATGAATAAAAAACTCACAGATTATGTGATTGATCTGGTGGAAATTTTAAATAAACAACAAAAACAGGTTTTCTGGGGAATATTTGATATTTTGAGTATGGTGGTTTCCATCATTGTATCTTATATTTTATTCTACGGCTTGATTAATCCAGCACCTGTTGACTACATTATCTATACGAGTTTGGCCTTCCTGTTCTATCAATTGATGATTGGATTTTGGGGGTTGAACGCTAGTATTAGTCGTTACAGCAAGATTACGGATTTCATGAAAATCTTTTTTGGTGTGACTGCTAGCAGTATCTTGTCATATAGTATCTGCTATGCCTTCTTGCCCCTCTTCTCCATCCGTTTTATCGTGCTCTTTATCTTGTTAAGTACCTTCTTGATTTTATTGCCACGGATTACTTGGCAGTTAATCTACTCCAAACGCAAAAAGGGAAGTGGTGATGGAGAACACCGTCGGACTTTCTTGATTGGTGCCGGTGATGGTGGAGCTCTCTTTATGGATAGTTACCAACATCCAACTAGTGAATTAGAACTTGTCGGTATTTTGGATAAGGATTCTAAGAAAAAGGGCCAAAAACTTGGTGGGATTCCTGTTTTGGGTTCATATGATGATCTGCCTGAATTAGCCAAACGCCATCAAATCGAGCGTGTTATCGTTGCGATTCCGTCGCTTGACCCGTCAGAATATGAACGTATCTTGCAGATGTGTAATAAGCTGGGTGTCAAATGTTACAAGATGCCTAAGGTTGAAACAGTTGTTCAGGGACTTCACCAAGCAGGTGGAGGATTCCAGAAGATTGATATCACAGACCTTTTGGGACGTCAGGAAATTCGTCTTGATGAATCGCGTCTGGGCGCAGAACTGACAGGTAAGACAATCTTGGTTACAGGTGCTGGTGGCTCAATCGGTTCTGAAATCTGTCGCCAAGTTAGTCGTTTCAATCCTGAACGCATCGTTTTGCTCGGTCATGGGGAAAATTCAATCTACCTTGTTTATCATGAATTGATTCGCAAGTTCCAAGGGATTGATTATGTACCAGTTATTGCCGATATTCAAGACTATGACCGTTTGTTGCAAGTTTTTGAGCAGTATAAACCAGCTATTGTTTACCATGCGGCTGCTCACAAGCACGTTCCGATGATGGAGCGCAATCCAAAAGAAGCCTTCAAAAACAATATCCGTGGAACCTACAATGTTGCTAAGGCTGTTGATGAAGCCAAAGTACCTAAGATGGTTATGATTTCGACAGATAAGGCGGTTAATCCACCAAATGTTATGGGAGCAACCAAGCGCGTGGCGGAGTTGATTGTCACTGGCTTTAACCAACGTAGCCAATCGACCTACTGTGCGGTTCGTTTTGGGAATGTACTTGGTAGCCGTGGTAGTGTCATTCCAGTCTTTGAACGCCAGATTGCTGAAGGTGGGCCTGTAACGGTGACAGACTTCCGCATGACCCGTTACTTTATGACCATTCCAGAAGCTAGCCGTCTGGTTATCCATGCTGGTGCTTACGCCAAGGATGGAGAAGTCTTTATCCTTGATATGGGCAAACCAGTCAAAATTTATGACTTGGCCAAGAAAATGGTCCTTCTAAGTGGACACACCGAAAGCGAAATTCCAATTGTTGAAGTTGGAATCCGCCCAGGCGAAAAACTTTACGAAGAACTCTTGGTTTCGACCGAATTGGTTGACAATCAGGTTATGGATAAGATTTTCGTTGGTAAGGTTAATGTCATGCCTCTAGAAGCCATCGATCAAAAGATTGAAGAGTTTCGCACTCTTAGTGGAGATGAGTTGAAGCAAGCCATTATCGCCTTTGCCAATCAAACCACCCACGTTGAATAA
- a CDS encoding glycosyltransferase has translation MSEKQKISVLMSVYIKENPTFLKDAIESVQNQTLKPSELVLVEDGPLTPELYQVLDQLEAGSDIPVKRYPLEQNQGLGLALRQGVLQCQYDIIARMDTDDIAVPDRFEKQVQLMEKNNLDLLGGHIAEFIDNPDEIVSYRRVPTQHADIVAYQRMRSAFNHMTVMFKKDMVLKAGNYEDGLYMEDDLLWLNMIAAGAKTGNLDQILCKVRVGAGMFERRGGLRYLKLYRQARQRMLKRGQISYMEYAKSVAIQMVVALCPGFVRQFIFMKLLRKSK, from the coding sequence GTGTCTGAAAAGCAAAAAATCAGCGTATTGATGTCGGTCTATATCAAGGAAAATCCGACATTTTTAAAGGATGCTATTGAGAGTGTTCAAAATCAGACCCTGAAACCGAGCGAATTGGTTCTGGTTGAGGATGGACCTTTGACACCTGAGCTCTATCAGGTATTAGACCAGCTTGAAGCTGGGTCTGATATTCCAGTGAAACGCTATCCTCTTGAGCAGAATCAAGGTTTGGGTCTGGCTCTTCGACAGGGTGTTTTGCAGTGTCAGTATGATATTATTGCCCGTATGGATACGGATGATATAGCTGTTCCAGACCGTTTTGAGAAACAGGTTCAGCTAATGGAGAAGAACAACCTCGACCTATTAGGTGGACATATTGCAGAATTTATTGACAATCCTGATGAGATTGTTTCTTACCGTCGTGTTCCAACCCAACATGCAGATATTGTAGCTTATCAAAGGATGAGAAGTGCCTTTAACCACATGACTGTCATGTTCAAGAAGGACATGGTTCTCAAGGCAGGCAACTATGAGGATGGCCTTTATATGGAGGATGATCTCCTCTGGCTCAATATGATTGCTGCAGGAGCTAAGACTGGAAATCTGGATCAAATCTTGTGTAAGGTTCGTGTTGGAGCAGGGATGTTTGAGCGTCGTGGGGGACTGCGTTACCTTAAACTCTATCGTCAGGCTCGTCAGCGCATGCTGAAGAGAGGGCAAATTTCTTACATGGAGTATGCCAAGAGTGTTGCCATTCAGATGGTGGTTGCTCTTTGTCCAGGATTTGTCAGACAGTTTATTTTTATGAAACTGTTACGAAAAAGCAAGTAA
- a CDS encoding HAD-IA family hydrolase has translation MTSISAIFFDLDGTLVDSSIGIHNAFTHTFKELGVSSPDAKTIRGFMGPPLESSFATCLPKEQISEAVQIYRSYYKEKGIHEAQLFPQIVELLEELSSNYPLYITTTKNTPTAQDMTKNLGIYHFFDGIYGSSPEAPHKADVIRQALQTHQLKPEQVIIIGDTKFDMLGAQETGIQKLAVTWGFGEQADLLNYQPDYIAHKPIEVLAYFQ, from the coding sequence ATGACCTCTATCTCAGCTATCTTTTTTGATCTGGATGGAACCCTCGTTGACAGTTCTATCGGGATTCACAATGCCTTTACCCATACCTTTAAGGAGCTCGGGGTGTCTAGCCCTGATGCCAAAACGATTCGTGGTTTTATGGGACCGCCCCTTGAAAGTAGTTTTGCGACCTGCCTGCCCAAAGAACAAATCTCTGAAGCTGTGCAGATATACCGTTCTTACTACAAGGAAAAAGGCATCCATGAAGCTCAACTTTTCCCTCAGATTGTAGAGTTGCTTGAGGAATTATCAAGCAATTATCCTCTCTACATCACCACTACAAAGAATACACCAACCGCTCAAGACATGACTAAAAACTTGGGAATCTATCATTTCTTTGATGGCATTTATGGTTCCAGCCCTGAAGCCCCCCATAAGGCAGATGTCATTCGCCAAGCCTTGCAGACACATCAACTAAAACCTGAACAAGTCATCATCATCGGAGATACCAAGTTTGATATGCTGGGAGCTCAAGAAACAGGTATTCAGAAATTGGCCGTCACTTGGGGATTTGGAGAGCAAGCAGATCTACTAAACTATCAGCCTGATTATATCGCCCACAAACCCATAGAAGTTTTGGCCTATTTTCAATAA